From the Danio aesculapii chromosome 9, fDanAes4.1, whole genome shotgun sequence genome, one window contains:
- the dnajc10 gene encoding dnaJ homolog subfamily C member 10: MEMILNHLTPSRRSLLFVFIAVWLFVSISSDEDYYKLLGISREASTREIRQAFKKLALTMHPDKNPNDETAHDKFLKINRAYEVLKDEDLRKKYDKYGEKGLQDEQQGGRYESWNYYRYDFGIYDDDPEITTLDRGDFDAAVNSGEVWFVNFYFPRCSHCHDLAPTWREFAKEMDGVIRIGAVNCGDNGMLCRSKGINSYPSLYVFRAGMNPEKYFNDRTKSSLTKFAMQFVKSKVTELWQGNIFSEIERAFAERIGWLINFCADTGDCLESQTRRKLAGMLDGLVNVGWMDCTKQVDLCESFEINTSTTALFPPGSSLTQKGSVLFIQSLDTKEIYAQVLQHLPDLEILTKSSFEHKLAHHRWLVSFSFGRNDLASHEYKKLNALLKNSHIQVGKVDCISDSELCSSLYIHKPCVAVFKGVGIHDFEIHHGKDALYNVVAFAKESVNAHVTTLRPENFPSHEKEPWLVDFFAPWCPPCRALLPELRKASIQLFGQLKFGTLDCTIHEGLCNTYNIHAYPTTVIFNKSSIHEYEGHHSADGILEFIEDLVNPVVVTLGPESFQELVKRRKSSETWMVDFYAPWCGPCQALLPEWRRMARMLSGIVNVGTVDCQKHHSFCQSESVRAYPEIRLFPQNSNRRDQYQTYNGWHRDAFSLKTWALSSLPRASVDLSPEDFKRKVLGGKDHWVLDFYAPWCGPCQQFAPEFEVLARMMKGTVRAGKVDCQAHYQTCQSAGIKAYPTVRFYPALGTTRRDQGGEHINSRDANVIADILRQRLQQLALQGKSKLKDEL, from the exons AACGATGAAACGGCCCACGACAAGTTTTTGAAGATTAATCGGGCCTACGAGGTGTTGAAGGATGAGGACTTGAGGAAGAAATATGATAAGTATGGAGAGAAAGGCCTGCAAGATGAACAGCAGGGAGGAAGATATGAAAGCTGGAACTATTACAGATATGATTTtg GAATCTATGATGATGATCCAGAAATTACTACATTAGACAGAGGAGATTTTG ATGCAGCTGTAAATTCTGGGGAGGTCTGGTTCGTGAATTTCTATTTCCCACGCTGCTCACACTGTCACGATCTTGCCCCTACG TGGCGGGAGTTTGCTAAGGAAATGGACGGTGTGATTCGGATTGGTGCTGTGAACTGTGGTGATAATGGCATGTTGTGTCGCAGCAAAGGCATCAACAGTTACCCCAGCCTCTACGTGTTCAGAGCAGGAATG AATCCTGAGAAATACTTCAATGACAGAACAAAATCAAGCCTCACCAAATTTGCAATGCAGTTTGTGAAGAGTAAAGTGACGGAACTATGGCAAG GGAACATTTTTAGTGAGATTGAGCGAGCATTTGCTGAACGAATTGGCTGGTTGATAAATTTTTGTGCAGACACCGGAG ACTGTTTGGAATCTCAGACTAGACGGAAACTAGCAGGAATGTTG GATGGTTTAGTTAATGTAGGATGGATGGACTGCACCAAACAGGTGGATCTGTGTGAGAGCTTTGAAATCAATACCAGCACTACAGCCCTCTTCCCTCCAGGCAGTTCTCTCACTCAGAAAGGCAGTGTATTG TTTATTCAGAGTTTGGATACTAAAGAAATATATGCACAAGTGCTGCAGCATCTTCCTGACCTGGAGATTCTCACAAAGAGCAGCTTTGAG CATAAATTGGCTCATCACCGATGGCTTGTCAGTTTTTCTTTTGGACGCAATGATTTGGCTTCACACGAGTATAAAAAACTCAATGCTCTTCTGAAGAACTCGCATATACAG GTGGGGAAAGTAGACTGCATCTCAGATTCAGAGCTGTGTTCTTCTCTGTATATACATAAGCCCTGCGTGGCGGTTTTTAAAGGAGTCGGAATTCATGATTTTGAGATCCACCACG gTAAGGATGCTCTGTACAACGTAGTGGCCTTTGCCAAAGAGAGCGTGAATGCCCACGTCACCACACTGAGGCCTGAAAACTTCCCCAGCCATGAGAAGGAGCCCTGGCTGGTTGATTTCTTTGCTCCT TGGTGTCCGCCATGTCGAGCTCTTCTCCCAGAGCTGAGGAAAGCCTCCATCCAGCTCTTCGGACAGCTGAAGTTTGGGACTCTGGACTGTACCATTCACGAAGGCCTCTGCAATACG TACAACATTCACGCTTATCCAACAACTGTAATCTTCAACAAGTCCAGCATCCATGAATATGAGGGCCATCACTCTGCAGATGGCATCCTGGAGTTTATAGAG GACCTGGTGAACCCTGTGGTGGTGACTTTGGGCCCAGAGTCATTCCAGGAGCTAGTGAAGAGACGCAAGTCCTCAGAGACATGGATGGTGGACTTCTACGCCCCGTGGTGTGGCCCCTGTCAGGCCCTGCTGCCCGAGTGGAGGAGAATGGCACGG ATGCTGAGTGGGATTGTAAATGTGGGAACGGTTGACTGTCAGAAACACCACTCATTCTGCCAGAGCGAGAGCGTCAGAGCTTATCCAGAAATCCGTCTGTTCCCTCAGAACAGTAACCGCAGAGACCAGTACCA GACCTATAATGGATGGCATCGAGATGCTTTTTCACTCAAGACCTGGGCCTTGAG CTCACTGCCTCGTGCATCAGTGGATCTGTCACCTGAGGATTTTAAGAGGAAAGTTTTGGGAGGAAAAGATCATTGGGTGTTGGATTTCTATGCCCCGTGGTGTGGTCCATGCCAGCAGTTCGCCCCCGAGTTTGAAGTTCTTGCCAGG ATGATGAAGGGAACTGTACGAGCTGGAAAAGTGGACTGCCAGGCACACTATCAGACCTGCCAGAGTGCTGGGATCAAGGCTTACCCCACTGTCCGATTCTACCCCGCCCTGGGCACCACACGG CGAGATCAAGGAGGAGAGCATATTAACAGCAGAGATGCCAACGTCATTGCAGACATTCTTCGACAGAGACTCCAGCAGCTAGCATTACAGGGAAAGTCCAAACTTAAA GATGAACTTTAG